A single region of the Bacteroidota bacterium genome encodes:
- a CDS encoding DUF1801 domain-containing protein: MPIKQIKAYIASQPEAKQSDMETLHQTILQIEPNCKLWFLDGKNSEGKIVSNPNIGYGEQIMQTADGKSRPFYKVGLSANTTGISIYIMGIEDKTYLVKTFGSTLGKASVTGYCIKFKKLEDVNLETLKAAIHFGLNYEK; the protein is encoded by the coding sequence ATGCCAATTAAACAAATCAAAGCCTATATTGCCAGTCAGCCTGAAGCTAAACAAAGCGACATGGAGACATTACATCAAACCATTTTGCAAATTGAACCAAATTGTAAATTATGGTTTCTTGACGGAAAAAACAGTGAAGGTAAAATAGTATCCAATCCCAATATTGGCTATGGTGAACAAATAATGCAGACCGCAGATGGCAAATCACGTCCGTTTTATAAAGTTGGACTGAGTGCTAATACTACAGGCATTTCCATTTATATTATGGGAATTGAAGATAAAACCTATCTCGTCAAAACGTTTGGTAGTACGCTTGGTAAAGCCAGTGTAACAGGTTATTGCATTAAGTTTAAAAAATTAGAAGATGTAAATCTTGAAACCCTTAAAGCGGCCATTCATTTTGGTTTGAATTATGAAAAATAA
- a CDS encoding Crp/Fnr family transcriptional regulator: MEQKLIQLLRYVYDFDEQNLQTLLPYFKQVYVKKNDVLLLQGAICKNFYFVIDGCIRTYFISKEGYEKTRYIMLAPSMGTALTIFINQQPTAEILDAPEDSSMFAIDYTDFKNLVLTMPQWAQFYQRILEMAYTFQNKKIESLVTLSAKQRYQQLMQENPAIIQTLSNKIVASYLDMAQETLSRLKSK, translated from the coding sequence ATGGAACAAAAATTAATTCAATTATTGCGTTATGTTTATGACTTTGACGAGCAAAATTTGCAAACCTTGCTGCCTTATTTTAAACAAGTTTATGTTAAAAAAAACGATGTTTTATTACTACAAGGTGCAATTTGCAAAAATTTCTATTTTGTTATAGATGGTTGTATAAGAACTTATTTTATTTCAAAAGAAGGTTATGAAAAAACACGATACATCATGTTAGCACCATCAATGGGGACAGCTTTAACTATTTTTATTAATCAGCAACCCACGGCAGAAATTCTTGATGCCCCTGAGGATAGTTCTATGTTTGCAATAGATTATACCGATTTTAAAAATTTGGTTTTAACAATGCCGCAGTGGGCACAATTTTATCAAAGAATTTTAGAAATGGCATATACCTTTCAGAATAAAAAAATTGAAAGTTTAGTTACGTTATCGGCAAAACAACGTTATCAGCAGCTAATGCAGGAAAACCCGGCAATAATTCAAACACTATCCAACAAAATTGTAGCCTCGTATCTCGATATGGCACAGGAAACATTGAGTCGTTTAAAATCTAAATAA
- a CDS encoding GNAT family N-acetyltransferase: MQIREAIIDDISQIQIIRNAVKENILSNPNLVTDADCIEFITLRGKGWVCEIDGNIVGFAIADLKENNIWALFIHPEFEKKGIGKQLHNTMLDWYFSNTQTTVWLSTAFNTRAETFYRKAGWTAVGLHGTKEIKFEMTYADWLKIQN; this comes from the coding sequence ATGCAAATTAGAGAAGCCATAATTGATGATATCAGTCAAATTCAAATAATAAGAAATGCTGTAAAGGAAAATATTTTATCCAACCCCAACCTGGTGACTGATGCTGATTGTATAGAATTTATAACCCTACGAGGCAAAGGGTGGGTTTGTGAAATTGATGGTAATATTGTGGGCTTTGCCATTGCAGATTTAAAAGAAAATAATATCTGGGCATTATTTATTCACCCCGAATTTGAGAAAAAAGGAATTGGCAAACAATTGCATAACACAATGCTCGATTGGTATTTCAGTAATACTCAAACTACAGTCTGGCTTTCGACAGCCTTTAATACGCGTGCCGAAACATTTTATAGAAAAGCTGGCTGGACAGCAGTGGGATTACATGGCACAAAAGAGATTAAATTTGAAATGACATATGCGGATTGGTTGAAAATACAAAACTGA